TAGTTAAATCTTAGAGATGTACAACTATGTATAAATCTTGTGATATTTCATTGGATTTGGTAATGGGTATAGTAATCTTACCTTTTCTTGAAATGATTCTTACATTTTGGATAAAAATACAGTTTCAATTCAGCATCTAATTTCTGTAGAACTTACTGTGAGGGGGGGAAAATTGCTAAAATGCAAAAGCAATTGCTTCTTCTACATGACCCTCCCCTGCAAATAACCTCCCTTTACCTCTTAAAGACagccatttatttaattttattattattatttttaattgtttcaacttttattatagattcaaggtgtacatgtgtaggtttgttatatgggtacaTTGCTTATTGTTGAAGTTTGGGATACAAATGATCCTGTCACTCAGATGGTGAGAACAGCACCCAGTAGTTTTTTGACCCTTgccccctttccttcctccctccactaGTCATCTCCAGCGTCTATCGTTGCCATCTGCATGTCCATGAGTACTCCATGTTTAGCTCACACTTACGAGTTAGAAaacacagtatttggtttttcgaGGACAGCATTTTAAAGCTGTTTGTATAAATTCTagcaaaatagaaagtaaaagtaCCTGTCGAGCAGAACAAGAATGTGGTCAAATTATAGAAAtacaagctgcattttcagaataATATCTCTCTGTGATAAAACTATGTAAACTATTAAAACGGACACTTTAGTAAACATAGAATATAGCTACTAAAAACATGTTTACCTTTGCTAAAAATGGATCACATAAATCACTACCATCATCAAACATTTAGTGGATCCTAATGCTGTAAAATGGAGAAGGTGGAGAGTTTCACAttgattaatataatatataagtatTTGAAAACAGCCCAGTCTGTTAAAAGGGGAATCCAGAGTTATCTTATTTTGCTATTTAGCTTCCCTATCTATGCATTTGCCATGTACAGGGAGAATTAATACAACTCCTGGAAAAATTGATACATGATAATTTCCTGTACCTAGATTAGTACAGAGATTAATATGAGCAAGAGAGCCAAACTATTTCATAATTGAAGAGTATctcttagaaaatgaaaatttaattctACTGCCACATTCAATTTCTCAGTGGAAAGGACCTGGAGGTGACATTTTCTAGTGAAATATGGTTCAATTAGTATGTATAATATTTAGTAAGCATTCATTTAGAATTCCGTTAAAATACGCCTAAGTAACTTTGCATCCTCACAGAATTGAAGCATTTGGAACCATTGCACTTAATTCATGGATTTAACAAGAGAAGCATTAACACTGtactgaaattttcattttatccaaAGGAACTcctcataaaatgaaaatactaaatTGATTGTGAAAGGTCACTAGATGAGGGTTAACATGCACTGAATGTTTTCCAAGTTTAGACCAGATTTACATaggaatttaaatttaattattaatgttCAAAATTCAATTGTTCTTTGGAATTAAGATACAGTGTTTACATATTGAGTATATAAATGTcacttatatataaaaaaagctcTTGGCTTTATTTGGTAGGTATTTATTGACCACTTTTCCTTAAGAATAGACTTATGGAACATTTCTACATATATGTATTGTCATGGAAATTATGCATATTAAATATcttagccaaaaagaaaaaaaaaatcaactatttGGGTTGTGATTGCCCTGACTTTTATATGCAGACAAGAAAATATGTGACTAAatatagccatatgcagaaaactgaaacttacaccttattaaaaaaattcaggctgggtgcagtggctcacgcctgtaatcccagcactttgggaggccgaggcaggtgtatcacgaggtcaagagatcgagaccatcctggtcaacatggtgaaacctctctactaaaaatacaaaaaattagccaggcatggtggcacgtgcctgtaatcccagctactcaggaggctgaggcaggagaattgcctgaacccaggaggcggaggttgccgtgagccgagatcgtgccattgcactccagcctgggtaacaagagcgaaactccgtcttaaaaaaaaaaaaaaaaaaaaactcaagatggattaaagattttaaagtaaaactaaaaactataaaaccctagaaaaaaatctaggaagcACTATTGAGGACATGGACAAAAACGATTTCATGACacgatttcatgacaaaaacattaaaagcaattgcaacaaaagcaaaacttaacaaatgggattttattaaattacagagcttctgcacagcaaaagaaactatcatcagagtgaacaggcaacctacagaatgggagaaaaattttacaatctaATAAATCCGtttgataaaggtctaatatccagaatctacaaggaaattaaacagatttacaagaaaaaaaatcccattaaaaagtaggcaaaaagacatgaacagacacttctcaaaataagacatttatgtggccaacaaacataaaaagaagctcaacatcactgatcatctgagaaatgcaaatcaaaaccacagtgagataccatctcacgccagtcagaatggcgattattaaaaagtcaagaaacagcagatgttggcaaggctgtgaagaaatagaaacccttttacactgttgatggtatgtaaattagttcaaccattgtggaagagagggtggagatttctcaaagacctaaaaccagaaacaccatttgacccagcaatcccattactgggtatacaacCAAaggaatcattctattataaagacacaagcacgcATATGTCCAGTGGAGCagtattcacaatatcaaagacatggaatcagtccaaatgcccataaattacacaccagataaagaaaatattgtacatatataccatggaatactatgcagccataaaaagaaacgaGATCAGGTCATTTGCaaggacatagatggagctgggagctattatcctcagcaaactaacacaggaacagaaaaccaaacactgcatgttctcattataagtgggagctgaacagtgagaatgaaaggacacagggaagggaacaacacacactggggcctgccgggggttgaggggagggagCACAATGGGATAAATAGCTAGTGGATGCAAGGCTTAATACTTAGGTAAtgagttgacaggtgcagcaaaccaccatggcacatgtttacctatgtaacaaacctgtacatcctgcacatttaacctagaacttaaaataaaaattttaaaaaagaaaatatatggcaACATATTATTTATGgttatatattatgaatatatatgaCATAATAAATTATGACAATATTACatattatgaatatattataaaacacAATTTTACAGGCAAAAATTCTGCAGTTCCAAATAGATCTCCTTCACCAACATAAGCAAACTATCAGCTAAGTGTTTAGAAACAttgatatttacataaaatataacccTTAAATGATAATtcctaaaattagaataaatacgAATGGGTTAATCAGTTATTAGTAATTCatctttaatattaatatttaccaCTTTAATGCTCCCAGTTTAATTAATCATATTTGAACAATTTTCTTAATATGGAATGAGTTTTAACTGTACTTCTACatacctatatacatatatatttaatctgGTTTTATTGATATGTCTTGTTTTCTAGAGTAAAATTTATATAGTATGTTAATAAACATGTTCTACCAGTTTACTGGCCTAGCTTTCCTACTAAGTTTTAAGGTATTCAGGGATAGAATACACATTTTCAGTTCAGTTTCATTTTGCAAACACTTAATATGTTCTTTTTATAAGAAAGATAACTGGTTCTACCctagaaaaactgaagaaaactaGCTGTACAAAAACATAATGTTATTATGACATGGTAACAAGTAATAACAGAAAGGTGTATAAGTGAAGCAAAAGTCAGGGTCACTTGCTCCTTGTTAGTTAATGGGAGGCTTCCGAGAAGAACTGGTTCTAGAGGTATACCTTGAAGGCTAAGTAACACTACCTTGGGAAAGAAATATGAGGAGGGCATTTTAGGCAAATGCAAGAACATAAATGGAGACTCAGAGACATGAAAATAGCATGATGTATGTGGCATAACCACAAGTACATGGATAGAACCCACTACAACACGCTTGATGTGGCAAGTGACCAGAGATGGGGTTGAGAAGGGAATGGCATTCAGGACATTAAAGGCATTGTGTACATCTTATTCTTTCAGCCACAGGGAGAATTTTGAGCAGAGTTGCATCTTCCTGCTAATTTATGGTTGCATCTCAGTACCTAACACAGTGACTTGTTTGCAGGTCTTCTAGCAATGTCAGAGATGGTTTCCTCTTCAGTTATAATCATCCTTAAGGATTAAATCATCCTTAATGATTAAGTATTAATGAAATACAGAAGACTGTCAATGCAAATGATATTCAGAGTAAAAAGATAGATAAATTTTCTAAGACAAAGACGAGAACATTGAATTATTTCTGAGACTAGGTCTTGATGAATAGCACTGAATGAACCAATAAGTGAGCATGTGTCTATAGGAAGGACTACATGAGTATGAAAGAAATGAATCTGAAAGAatactaaaaagagaaaatcaaagaagaaggagaaagagaaggagaaggaagggaagaagaacaGGAACAAGAGGAGAGTAGTACAAGAATTACAATTTGAAAGCAGTTCCAAGAGTTTTTCTAGGTCAGATTTTCATTGATAGCCCATTGTCCATGCTGTGGGAGGGGTGACACAGGAGCCTCTCACCTGGGCAAGTACACTTCTAccttttgcttcttcacagagtTTGCCCATTCTTCAATCAGCTGTGCTTTGACTAATGGCTCCAGAGTAGCAAGAGGAACTTCCTGTCGGGACAGCACCAGCATCATGCCTATTTCATCTCCTTCATATGGTATTTCTAGGACTTGGTAGATACCACCAGCTTCATTGGAGCCATCACTAAATTCccctaaaaaggaaagaaaggccaTAAAAGACTCATatcaaagctttaaaaaaaaagctggggaGTGAGGGATGAAAGACCACATTATTTGGTAccgtgtacactgctcaggtacaggtgcaccaaaatctcagaaatcaccactaaagaatttttCCATGTAACTGAAAACCACATGTTcacccaaaactattgaaataaaatataaaaaaaggaaaaaataaaaataaaaagatttaaatcTGTTATATATGTTTCCTACCAAATAGTGTAtagaatacaaagaaattaagGCATCTGCTAAAAAGCAGGTTTATTTGAACACAGGTCCTAAAATTCAAATGAATTCATAGCcctgtataatttattttattttagaatcctCAGAATTATTTCACATCTGTAATAACATGCATTCGAgacctgctttttgtttttaaatgagattattcACTACAGCTAAAGTGTAGCATTAGAAACAACGAAAAGTCCTGGTTACAAAAATAAAGCCCTGGCTCTAAGTTGGATGTAAAGCACATTGATCAATATTCACCTGATttctaagaagagaaaatttgacCCTCTGATACCTGGcactttattataataaaaactgCATGTTTTAAAGCAAAGTTTTCAGAGTCAAAATGAAATCAAAGATTCTATAATATTTAGCTATTATATTTGTGAAAATTGATATATCGAAATTCAGTAATTAGGTAAATGAGGTAATTGGCTTTGTTCTCTATGAATGTAGCCAAATTAGCCAAAttaacacacatgtatatatagtgCCAAAATGAACTatttatatatatggtatatatagtTTTATCTACACAtaaaacctatatatatatagttgtagagacagggtcttgctcggccacctaggctggagtgcagtagcaggatcatagctcattgcagcctcgaactcctgggctcaagcgatcttcctccctcatcctcccaagtagctaggaccatagtaccatcatgcctagctaattaaaagcctatgtattttttgtagtgacagggtcttgttgtgttgcccacgCTAGACTCAATCCTgccttcaagcaatcctcttgcctccatctccaaagtactgggattacaggtatgagccatcgcacctgtcCTGTAATATGCTTTTAAACAGAATAAAACTACTAGTTATAACATATGCTTGGCTAAAAATTACCTTTCTGATTATGACTAACAAATTATTACAAGTCAATGTAGTGGATAAGAAGGACTAGTACCCTAAAGTTCTGAAGAGTCCAATAAAACATCTTAGAAAATTATGCCAAGGAGActgaattatattaaaaattataggctctcaataaattaaaatataaacaaacaattaTGTTTGGCCATACATACacaagtctaaaattattttttaaaattcttgtatgAGAAGAAtgtttgtaatttaaaaagtagtacAGAGCCCAAATCAAGTGCTTGGTGGAGCATGTGGTTCACGAAGACCCATCCTAAAGCAAATGACTTTTTGGAGTAAATGAGAACATCCTCACACTATGTCAGGTATTTTAAGATGAATAAAGCAACTCTATGGGTGTGATCAACttatacatttgaaaatacattGGAACCCATCAATGAATATAATATTAACTCAGAAGTTAGAGAGTTTTTAAAATGGAGCCAAGGAAACTGAATTGTAGCCCAAATTATATTGACAAGGAGTTTGAGTAATGAATAAATACTTCATGTTTTTCTCAGAAATGTGTTGATATactacaagaagagaaaaaagaaaaaatggcttaCCATAGTAAAATTCTCCTTGTTGATACATCATCGGAATTTGGACTTCACTTTCATCATCTTTAGTGAAAGAAAACGTTCTAGTATTTTCAGGCCTAAACTGTGACTTCCAGTTCCCCTTGAAATAGACAGCATTGATGAGGGCCAGATGAGTGGCAGCATCAAAATCCCTTGGGGATACCAAATCTTTCAACAgatctattttagaaaaaatgaacagattaaaaattcatgttaaaCTGGAAGATGAAAGGTAACCACAAGATTTTCAAACCACCATCTGACAGAGTGGTCCAGAGAAACTGTACACCaagtttataatgaaaataaaaagtctcTTACTTTCAAAGGGAAAagagttttacacacacacacacacacacacacacacacacacacacacacatttagcaATTAAGGGCATTCAAAAAACCCATATTACCTGAAATAATACTAGTAGCATCTTGATACACAAACTACAGAACCACATGCAATGTAACTTAGACTTAATCTCTTTCTAGTTGCAATGATGCATGTAAAACTCTTAACACagaataagcactcaataaatgcttctaaatttattctttttttttttttgagaaacagtctcgccatccaggctgtagtgcagtggtacgttctctgctcactgcaaactctgcctcctgggttcaagtgattttcatgcctcagcctcctgaatagctgtgattataggtctgctaatttttgtattttcagaagagaccATGTCTCACCATGTCAGgcaggctggtcaggaactcccagcctcaagtgatcccgcccaccttagcctcccagagtgctgggattacaggcattgagctaccacgcccagccctaagTTTATTCTTGAACAAGGTACACGATTAAATGTTATCGATTTCAAATTCTTCCCTGTGTATACTGGACATCATTCTGCCAATATATCATCTGCTCTTGGGTAGGTGAAAACAGATACATGAAAGCCAGTTTACATCATTCATTGGTGTCTATCATCTGAAATACTCCTTTCCAAATCTATTTGAAAAGATATTGGATCTTTGCTGTTTGCTACAAGTGTCAAAAGGAGTTTGAAAACAAACACGTTTTAATAATTGAATCTACTTCATATGGATCATCACCCTTAATTTATTCTTTGAATATTAAAAGcctaaatttaagtttcttttatCATACATGTTAATCTCACAGATAAAAACATAAGATGAAAATTTGCTCTGTATTCTCTCATTTGATTAATCATAGCACTTCTTAAGATAAAAGGTGTCTGCATCTTGGAGATTACGGAATATTGAGTATCTGTTCAGGGATACATTTGTTGTTGTTCCAATGTAAAGTTTAAGATTAACATTATTTGCATAGATTTGAAAATAAACTTCATTTAATGAACagctttaaaaatgtacttttaatttAGTGTCAGTTTTTATACtatgatttcaatattttgctggtaaaattggaaaataaaatgctaaaatatgaaacatttgGGAACcctaaatacattttagaaaaatgaaatagcaaTGAAATTTAGAATGAATGCATCTCATTCTAATTCCTCTCCATTTTGGGGGGCTTGAAATAAGCTGCTCTTTTGAAAATTaatcatatactttttttttaattaccaatgAAGGTCTTTGATTCAAAAGCCAGCAAACATCGATAAACTCTGATTTTTAACTCTTTCTTACTCTATTTTAATCACAATGTTAAGAGCCAACTGGCATTCTATCCAGTaactaatttattaaataggacaAGCAAAACTCCATAAAGTGGTTAGGATTACAGGGGAAACCTATCAGTCAGAGAGTTCAGACTGCAGATTATCACTCCCAAATTCTATACATGCCAAAAGATTTAACTTAGTTCTCAAATGTTCATTCATAACAATGTTTCTCAAATAGACCCCCATAATctatacaaaataattattagataCCCAACCAAATGGTCTCTAACATTCAAAATGCAAAAGAAGCAAGGGGGCAAATACTTTCGGAAGTTAAAGACAGTTAAAACTAAGCTATTAGAGGAAGAAAGGAACCAGGTGACGTACTATTTGTATTATTCTCCACCCACTTATTGATGTGGTTGGCCACAGCTACATTTTGACTGAAGTCCACATGATTTACttctgcattaaaatattttttcatcatttgCAAAAACTCCTCATTGACATGAAATCCATTTTGCACAAAGAGGGAATTGGCAATTTTCATCACATACTGGCTCTCTTTAGCTGTTGCCATGTTAGAAAACTCCTTTAAGAGAGAAAATTCTTCACCTGCAAGATGAGAAAGGACAAGTATATTTGCAGAACAAACTGGTAAAAGGTCAAGGAAAGTGGAGGAACATTAAAATACAGCAAGGGAGGTTAACGGAACAGGCACCCAGGGGAAAAGTGCCAGGCTTTCCCCCCACATATGGTCCAATACTTATACTATTTCTAGATGTTCAAATTATCTTTTTGCAAGTTAATATCATGGActgatattatttttttattttgttgttattttggtaCAATCTATAGAGATTGTTTCAATTGCTTTATTTCAAATTACTAGGTTATTTTGATTAGACTTCTTTTACCTTATTAGAAAAAAGGATCTAGTTAAAAAATCAAGATCATCCTTTTTACTCAGTataccttttaattttaaaactagaaaagccattagaaattattttaatttttgaatgagCAAATTCACATGTATATTAAAGCATTTAAATAGAAATCAAACATTATGTCAAAGTGATTACAAAATACCATTTGGCTAGAAATGTCCCCCAATACACAGAATTGCTATAATAAGATAGCACCTCAAAAAAATTCTTGGATGCTATTTAAACAAGGAAGATACAGTTGATTTTAAGCAAAACTTTCTGATATTCTTAGTGAACCACGCTGCCTTTCTGTGTAGCACTCAtcacatttgtaatttttcatttatttgtgtgatATGTTCCTTTCCCTCTAGACTGAAAACTCCAGaataatgtttgctttttaaaattacaatgaatTGAGGTAAATCATAATAATTTTTAGAAGACGTAATTTCTTTAGATTCACTCAGCCAGAAATGCAGCCAGGAATTAACACATTTCTTGGGCTTCCTAATCCTTCTAGCCATACAATTTCCATGAGACTATCATTTACCCTA
This genomic stretch from Callithrix jacchus isolate 240 chromosome 17, calJac240_pri, whole genome shotgun sequence harbors:
- the SERPINI1 gene encoding neuroserpin; this encodes MAFLGLFSLLLLQSMAVGATLPDEAIADLSVNMYNRLRATGEDENILFSPLSIALAMGMMELGAQGSTQKEIRHSMGYDSLKNGEEFSLLKEFSNMATAKESQYVMKIANSLFVQNGFHVNEEFLQMMKKYFNAEVNHVDFSQNVAVANHINKWVENNTNNLLKDLVSPRDFDAATHLALINAVYFKGNWKSQFRPENTRTFSFTKDDESEVQIPMMYQQGEFYYGEFSDGSNEAGGIYQVLEIPYEGDEIGMMLVLSRQEVPLATLEPLVKAQLIEEWANSVKKQKVEVYLPRFTVEQEIDLKDVLKALGITEIFIKDANLTGLSDNKEIFLSKAIHKSFLEVNEEGSEAAAVSGMIAISRMAVLYPQVIVDHPFFFLIRNRRTGTILFMGRVMHPETMNTSGHDFEEL